Proteins encoded by one window of Petrotoga sibirica DSM 13575:
- the gltX gene encoding glutamate--tRNA ligase, translated as MISNTVRTRFAPSPTGYLHVGGARTALFNYLFSKKNEGKFILRIEDTDIERSTKESEDQLINTLKWLNLNWDEGPINGGNYGPYRQSERLEIYQRRAKELIEKGKAYEAYISPEEIEEIKNKLISEGKPPHYTYDLISKYNTKERIEEYNSKGLKPVVFLKMPQKDYELDDKIKGKVIFKKGSIGDFIILRSNGIPTYNFAVVVDDIDMKITHVIRGDDHLPNTLRQMAIYEAFEAETPIFAHVSMILGPDGKKLSKRHGATSVEEFMVQGYLPEAVDNYLALLGWSHPEGKEILPLCEIINNFTLDRVNSSPAIFDEKKLKWMNAQYLRNKPLEEIYQLAEPYVIGSKLLSKKQYEANKKWVIKSIETILSSVEILSEIPEKMEVFLKDVFPDTNDPEFREYFNKRGVKEAINLVYKYFSEDDRWDVQTITENLKNAMSETDPQKKPFYMSLRKILTDSFHGPDLINTIFLLGRNTVLERLQRVIKI; from the coding sequence ATGATCTCAAATACGGTAAGAACAAGGTTTGCACCAAGTCCAACAGGTTATCTTCACGTTGGTGGGGCTAGAACAGCGCTTTTCAACTATCTCTTTTCAAAAAAAAATGAGGGAAAATTTATCTTAAGAATCGAAGATACAGACATAGAACGTTCAACAAAAGAATCCGAAGATCAGCTTATAAATACCCTAAAATGGTTGAATTTGAATTGGGATGAAGGGCCTATAAATGGTGGAAATTATGGACCTTATCGCCAGAGTGAAAGATTAGAAATCTACCAACGAAGAGCAAAAGAACTAATAGAAAAAGGGAAAGCATACGAGGCATATATCTCACCAGAAGAAATAGAAGAAATAAAAAATAAGCTAATCAGCGAAGGTAAACCACCACATTATACCTATGATTTGATTTCAAAGTACAACACAAAGGAAAGAATTGAAGAGTACAATAGCAAAGGGTTAAAACCCGTTGTTTTTTTGAAGATGCCTCAAAAAGATTATGAACTTGACGACAAAATAAAAGGTAAAGTTATCTTTAAGAAAGGTTCTATAGGAGATTTTATAATTCTAAGAAGTAACGGTATACCTACATATAATTTCGCTGTCGTTGTGGACGATATAGATATGAAAATCACCCATGTTATCAGGGGGGACGATCATCTGCCAAACACTTTAAGACAAATGGCCATTTATGAGGCTTTTGAGGCTGAAACCCCGATATTTGCACATGTTTCAATGATCTTGGGACCAGATGGGAAGAAATTATCAAAAAGGCATGGTGCCACCTCTGTTGAAGAATTTATGGTCCAAGGATATTTACCGGAAGCAGTTGATAATTATTTGGCTTTGCTTGGTTGGTCTCATCCTGAGGGTAAAGAAATATTGCCCCTCTGTGAAATAATCAATAATTTTACTTTGGATAGAGTCAATTCGAGCCCCGCCATATTCGATGAGAAAAAATTAAAATGGATGAACGCACAGTATCTAAGAAATAAACCTTTAGAAGAAATCTATCAACTCGCTGAACCTTATGTGATTGGATCAAAACTACTAAGTAAAAAACAATATGAAGCGAACAAAAAATGGGTTATTAAATCTATAGAAACTATTCTTTCTTCTGTAGAAATACTTAGCGAAATACCCGAAAAAATGGAAGTTTTTCTAAAAGATGTATTTCCAGATACAAATGATCCTGAATTTAGAGAATATTTCAATAAAAGAGGAGTAAAAGAAGCTATCAACTTAGTTTATAAGTATTTCAGTGAAGATGACAGATGGGATGTACAAACTATAACAGAGAATTTAAAGAATGCCATGAGCGAAACCGACCCTCAAAAGAAACCATTTTACATGTCTTTAAGGAAAATTTTAACAGATTCATTTCATGGACCGGATTTGATAAATACGATATTTTTGCTGGGTAGAAACACTGTTTTGGAAAGGCTTCAAAGGGTGATAAAGATTTGA
- the cysS gene encoding cysteine--tRNA ligase, which translates to MKIYDTLSAQLVDLIPVKEGEIKIYLCGPTVYNLLHIGNARPIIIFDAFRRFLEYIGYKVTLVQNFTDIDDKIIEQAKKEKMPFEEVGKRYIIEYWRDMTALKARAFNFHPKTTNYVEEIISYIKELEEKGYAYKAENGDVYFEVGKFLRYGELSHRKIEDLKVGIRVEVSEYKKNPLDFALWKSSKEGEPFWESPWGKGRPGWHIECSVMSSEILGDTFDIHAGGNDLIFPHHENERAQAIAKSGKDFAKYWMHNGMIRMAQGKMSKSLGNVWYLRDLLKKFDSDVLKIFILSKHYRIPIDISEELLHNQEVSVNRVKESLNEAEAFFNNKVPYPKEMYYLKEQEEYLISNLSNDFDTPSVVARIFELSRDLNKALNSRDEETIKNNYYIIRNIYGSVLGVFETNEQIQKNNVELNQLMEIILNVRSVLRNEKLYNLSDYIRDNLSKIGIEIKDTPESTKWS; encoded by the coding sequence ATTAAAATATACGATACTTTGAGTGCACAATTAGTTGATTTAATACCGGTGAAAGAAGGCGAAATAAAAATTTATCTTTGTGGGCCAACGGTCTACAACTTGTTACATATTGGGAATGCTAGGCCTATTATAATATTTGATGCTTTTAGACGTTTTTTAGAATATATTGGTTATAAAGTTACGTTAGTGCAGAACTTCACCGATATAGATGATAAGATCATCGAACAAGCAAAAAAAGAGAAAATGCCTTTCGAAGAAGTGGGGAAAAGATACATAATAGAATATTGGAGAGACATGACGGCTCTTAAAGCACGAGCTTTTAATTTTCACCCGAAAACTACTAATTATGTTGAGGAAATCATCTCTTACATAAAAGAATTGGAAGAAAAAGGTTACGCTTATAAGGCTGAAAATGGAGATGTTTACTTTGAAGTGGGAAAATTTTTAAGATATGGAGAGTTATCCCACAGGAAGATTGAAGATCTAAAAGTTGGAATCAGAGTAGAAGTTTCTGAATACAAAAAAAATCCTTTGGACTTTGCCCTTTGGAAATCTTCAAAGGAAGGAGAACCGTTTTGGGAAAGCCCATGGGGAAAAGGTCGACCGGGATGGCATATAGAATGTTCTGTAATGTCTTCTGAAATACTGGGAGACACCTTCGATATTCATGCAGGCGGTAACGATCTTATCTTTCCCCATCACGAGAACGAGAGAGCCCAAGCTATAGCAAAAAGTGGTAAAGATTTTGCAAAATACTGGATGCACAACGGAATGATTCGTATGGCACAAGGTAAGATGTCAAAATCCTTAGGGAATGTTTGGTATTTAAGAGACCTTTTGAAAAAATTTGATTCGGATGTCTTAAAAATTTTTATACTTAGCAAGCACTATCGTATACCTATAGATATTAGTGAAGAATTGCTTCATAACCAAGAAGTATCAGTTAATAGAGTTAAAGAATCTTTGAATGAAGCTGAAGCTTTCTTTAACAATAAAGTCCCTTATCCCAAAGAAATGTATTATTTAAAAGAACAAGAAGAATATCTCATTAGTAATCTTTCGAATGATTTTGATACTCCCTCAGTTGTAGCAAGAATTTTCGAATTATCGAGAGATTTAAACAAAGCGTTAAATTCACGTGATGAAGAAACAATAAAAAATAATTATTATATAATAAGAAATATTTATGGAAGTGTTTTAGGAGTTTTTGAAACTAATGAGCAAATACAAAAAAACAATGTAGAATTAAATCAACTAATGGAAATTATTCTAAACGTTAGATCTGTTCTTAGAAACGAGAAACTATATAACCTTTCTGACTATATAAGAGATAACTTAAGCAAAATTGGAATAGAAATAAAAGATACCCCGGAAAGTACAAAATGGTCTTAG
- a CDS encoding chemotaxis protein CheX: MQKPYVVKEIEKHYDVVTNIGFTGELEGNILYSFTENVAKDIVNNMMDGMMKIEEINDMAISAIGELGNMVSGSIGTNLEKYGYNIIVTPPSVFTGKIVKVNSKGAIIEFPVYVSGDNQMDLYFIYREIHKKS, from the coding sequence TTGCAAAAGCCCTATGTCGTTAAAGAAATTGAAAAACACTATGATGTGGTTACTAATATTGGTTTTACCGGTGAACTTGAAGGAAATATTCTTTATTCCTTTACCGAAAATGTAGCAAAAGATATTGTGAATAATATGATGGATGGTATGATGAAAATAGAGGAGATTAATGATATGGCAATTAGTGCCATAGGAGAACTAGGCAACATGGTTTCTGGATCCATAGGCACTAACTTAGAAAAATATGGTTATAATATAATTGTAACACCTCCGTCCGTATTCACTGGCAAGATTGTAAAAGTGAATTCTAAAGGTGCCATAATAGAATTTCCAGTTTACGTTTCTGGAGACAACCAGATGGATCTTTACTTTATTTACAGAGAAATACACAAGAAGTCTTAG
- the rpmB gene encoding 50S ribosomal protein L28, translating into MARKCEICGKSPASGNTVAKSKVTTRRVWRPNLQKIRVVTEEGTVRRMYVCTKCLKSGKVQKA; encoded by the coding sequence ATGGCTAGAAAATGTGAAATATGTGGAAAAAGTCCGGCTAGTGGCAACACCGTTGCTAAATCAAAAGTAACAACCAGAAGGGTATGGAGGCCTAACCTTCAAAAGATAAGAGTGGTAACCGAAGAAGGCACAGTAAGAAGAATGTATGTTTGCACGAAATGTTTAAAATCTGGAAAAGTTCAAAAAGCATAA
- a CDS encoding RNA-guided endonuclease TnpB family protein: MLKTYKFRIYPTNEQIEKFSQHFGHTRFVYNLFLEFANKAYKNTKTYTNYYMWAKVLTVLKKTEKYQWLNDVNSQSLQQSIKDLETGYKRFFKKQAKHPKFKKKSSRQSFRVPQHIQLYENEGNDKYGILFVPKFKEGIKVRVHRKIDPNAKIKNCTFVKTPTDKYFVSITFEVEGSYPERDIDYENSIGMDMGLKDFVVLSDGTKYPALKVLSKYERRLKHAYKIFSSKEQGSQNWDKAKLEVARIHEKIKNTREDFLHKLTKEISENQADLFVVETLNIRGMLKNYHLAKSISDSGWYQFKTFLKYKAERLGKKVIEIGMFEPSSKTCSVCGYKNGGLKLSDREWICPECGTVHDRDINAAVNIRKFGLKQAFATQPYGR; this comes from the coding sequence ATGTTGAAGACATACAAATTTCGTATATATCCAACAAACGAACAAATTGAGAAATTTAGCCAACATTTTGGACATACTCGATTTGTTTACAACCTATTCTTAGAGTTTGCTAACAAGGCATATAAGAATACTAAAACGTATACTAATTATTATATGTGGGCTAAAGTGCTTACGGTTCTTAAAAAAACTGAGAAGTATCAATGGCTAAACGATGTCAACTCTCAATCTTTGCAACAGTCCATAAAAGATTTAGAGACTGGGTATAAACGTTTCTTCAAGAAACAAGCTAAGCACCCTAAATTTAAAAAGAAATCAAGTAGGCAATCGTTTAGAGTTCCTCAACATATACAACTATATGAAAATGAGGGTAATGATAAATACGGTATTCTTTTCGTACCAAAGTTTAAAGAAGGTATTAAAGTAAGAGTCCATAGAAAAATAGATCCAAATGCAAAGATAAAAAATTGTACATTCGTTAAAACTCCAACAGACAAATACTTTGTGTCAATAACCTTTGAAGTAGAAGGTTCTTACCCAGAAAGAGATATAGATTACGAAAACTCAATCGGTATGGATATGGGATTGAAAGATTTTGTTGTATTATCCGATGGAACGAAGTATCCAGCTCTTAAAGTTTTGTCTAAGTACGAAAGGAGACTAAAACATGCATATAAAATTTTTTCAAGCAAAGAACAAGGCTCACAGAATTGGGACAAAGCAAAATTAGAAGTTGCTAGAATACATGAGAAAATAAAAAATACACGAGAGGATTTTCTGCATAAACTAACAAAAGAAATCAGTGAGAACCAAGCTGATCTCTTTGTTGTAGAAACTCTCAATATAAGAGGCATGTTAAAGAATTACCACTTAGCTAAAAGTATCTCAGATTCAGGATGGTATCAATTCAAAACGTTCCTAAAATACAAAGCAGAGAGATTAGGTAAAAAGGTAATCGAAATAGGAATGTTTGAACCTTCGTCTAAGACTTGTAGTGTATGTGGGTATAAGAACGGAGGTTTAAAACTTTCTGATAGAGAATGGATATGTCCTGAATGTGGAACTGTACATGATAGAGATATAAATGCTGCCGTTAACATTAGGAAGTTTGGATTAAAACAGGCATTCGCCACACAGCCTTACGGCAGATAA
- a CDS encoding AfsR/SARP family transcriptional regulator gives MLNIYMLGDFKIFLDDKPIENLKSRKAREILKYLILNKSQKVSVYDLYDLFWPGFDDESARQNLNTTLYYIRKNLGLSSNELSLQEDFCTFSKSEDIYIDFEEFLALSDEGFKEKEINRRLFLFSKATSLYKGDLLQENIHDEWVREKREYLKRIYVDMLIEMGNIHQKMNNPIDAHYYFQKAFYYSQREDSWLRLIKFYTENNELEKARGLFNEYKDIFGHAKEFPFSPPSANNGELTAFYEKNGNLLSSELFDIVLELEKIKRDKDHLLVEIKMHSSFDDKLINEIKKIVRQEDLISYNSQDIYILFRGIKNLSDSREIVVKKINNLLNEKGLKYSIVKVE, from the coding sequence ATGTTGAATATTTATATGTTGGGGGACTTTAAAATTTTCCTTGATGATAAACCAATAGAAAATTTAAAATCAAGAAAAGCCCGTGAGATTCTTAAATATCTTATTTTGAACAAAAGCCAGAAGGTCTCAGTCTATGATTTGTACGATCTGTTTTGGCCTGGCTTCGACGATGAAAGCGCAAGGCAAAATTTAAATACTACACTATATTATATTAGAAAAAATTTAGGACTAAGTAGTAATGAATTAAGCCTACAAGAAGATTTTTGTACGTTTTCGAAATCAGAAGACATCTACATCGATTTTGAAGAATTTTTAGCGTTAAGCGACGAAGGTTTCAAAGAGAAAGAAATCAATAGACGTTTGTTTTTGTTCTCAAAGGCTACTAGTTTATACAAAGGAGATTTATTACAAGAAAATATTCACGATGAATGGGTAAGAGAAAAAAGAGAATATTTAAAACGGATATACGTTGATATGTTAATTGAAATGGGTAATATTCACCAAAAAATGAATAACCCAATAGATGCGCATTATTATTTTCAAAAAGCTTTTTATTATTCACAAAGAGAAGATAGTTGGTTAAGATTGATTAAATTCTACACAGAAAACAATGAACTTGAAAAAGCTAGAGGTTTATTCAACGAATACAAAGATATTTTTGGTCATGCAAAAGAATTTCCATTCTCTCCACCCAGCGCGAATAATGGAGAATTAACAGCATTTTACGAAAAAAATGGTAACCTTTTGTCGTCAGAATTATTTGATATAGTTCTTGAACTTGAGAAAATTAAAAGAGATAAAGATCACCTATTAGTGGAGATTAAAATGCATTCTTCTTTTGACGACAAATTAATTAATGAAATAAAAAAGATCGTCAGGCAAGAAGATTTAATAAGTTATAATTCTCAAGATATATATATTTTATTTCGAGGAATTAAAAACCTTTCTGATAGTAGAGAGATTGTTGTTAAAAAGATCAATAATCTTTTAAATGAAAAAGGTCTCAAATACTCTATAGTAAAGGTAGAGTGA
- a CDS encoding YceD family protein yields MFNEELKSKNLIVELESFEKILEREIIIRNWKEIELLSEKAKILAPIDVNVSLEKGESRVLVSGKIETMVQLHCSRCLKPIEYWIDESFEVVYLSRSFEKYLSKTERLKTLDNLIYYDGQSIDLTNRVIETIILSVPEVPLCKEDCKGLCTICGIDLNENPEHSCETEEIDPRFVALRKLLNEEK; encoded by the coding sequence ATGTTTAACGAAGAATTGAAAAGTAAAAACCTTATAGTAGAATTAGAATCTTTTGAAAAGATATTAGAAAGAGAGATCATAATTAGAAATTGGAAAGAAATTGAACTACTTTCTGAAAAGGCGAAGATACTTGCCCCGATAGATGTGAATGTTTCTTTGGAAAAGGGAGAAAGTCGAGTATTAGTAAGCGGTAAAATTGAAACAATGGTTCAGCTTCATTGTTCGAGATGTTTAAAGCCCATTGAGTACTGGATAGATGAAAGTTTTGAGGTCGTATATTTGAGTAGGAGTTTTGAGAAGTATTTGTCGAAAACTGAGCGGTTAAAAACACTGGATAATCTTATTTACTATGATGGCCAATCAATAGATTTGACAAATCGAGTTATAGAGACTATAATATTATCAGTACCAGAAGTTCCACTGTGTAAAGAAGATTGCAAAGGATTATGTACTATCTGTGGGATTGATTTAAACGAAAATCCAGAGCATTCTTGTGAAACAGAGGAGATCGACCCACGTTTTGTAGCGTTAAGGAAATTGTTGAATGAAGAAAAATAA
- the rpmF gene encoding 50S ribosomal protein L32 codes for MATPKQKPSRSRTHSRRAKFYSAYKINVVKCPKCGEPKLPHRVCLNCGYYGDKQILEIGE; via the coding sequence ATGGCTACGCCAAAACAGAAACCATCGAGAAGTAGAACACATTCAAGGAGAGCAAAATTTTACTCCGCATACAAGATCAACGTTGTAAAATGTCCAAAATGTGGAGAGCCAAAATTGCCACATCGCGTTTGCTTGAATTGTGGATACTACGGTGACAAACAAATCTTAGAAATAGGTGAATAA
- the plsX gene encoding phosphate acyltransferase PlsX, which produces MDNVKIGIDLYGGDNAPKAVIEGALFALKNKFLSPGELVIVGNEISSEDLDKISNLKIIPAKNLVSNETRPTEVLKMKESSMYVGCEMLKNKELNAFVSAGNTGALLSSGAFVAGRLPGIKRPALVLALPSKSSKPKILVDAGANAEVKAEHFYDFVREGIAYAKFLNLENPRVGILNIGSEEEKGNSLVREASNLLKEEKNFNYVGYIEAREIFDDTCDIIVTDGFTGNNVLKTIEGTAYFILHELKETVKKGGLFTKLGALFLRGSLASLVNKIDYRSYGGTFFLGVNGVLVKAHGASDAEAIANALYVAYRAVKFDLIKKIEI; this is translated from the coding sequence ATGGATAATGTAAAAATAGGTATTGATTTATACGGCGGTGATAATGCGCCCAAGGCTGTAATTGAGGGCGCACTTTTTGCTTTAAAGAATAAGTTTCTTTCTCCAGGCGAACTGGTTATAGTAGGGAATGAAATTTCAAGTGAAGATTTAGATAAAATATCGAATTTAAAAATTATACCAGCTAAAAATTTGGTTAGTAATGAGACAAGACCAACAGAAGTTTTGAAAATGAAAGAATCTTCCATGTACGTAGGTTGCGAAATGTTAAAAAATAAAGAATTAAATGCCTTTGTGAGTGCAGGCAACACTGGTGCATTGCTGTCAAGTGGTGCCTTTGTTGCAGGTCGACTTCCAGGTATAAAAAGGCCTGCCTTAGTTTTGGCTCTTCCCTCCAAATCTAGCAAGCCAAAAATTTTGGTGGATGCAGGAGCAAACGCTGAAGTAAAGGCTGAACATTTTTATGATTTCGTGAGGGAAGGAATAGCTTACGCTAAATTTTTGAATCTTGAAAATCCGAGAGTAGGGATTTTAAATATCGGTTCTGAAGAAGAAAAGGGAAATTCACTAGTTAGGGAAGCCTCTAATTTGTTAAAAGAAGAAAAGAATTTTAATTATGTTGGCTATATAGAAGCACGTGAAATATTCGATGATACGTGTGATATAATAGTTACAGACGGATTCACTGGTAACAACGTTTTAAAAACTATAGAAGGTACTGCTTATTTTATCCTACATGAATTAAAAGAAACGGTTAAAAAAGGTGGGTTATTCACAAAATTAGGAGCCTTGTTTTTAAGAGGTTCTTTAGCGTCTTTAGTCAATAAGATTGATTACAGAAGTTATGGTGGGACATTCTTTTTGGGGGTTAACGGTGTTTTAGTCAAGGCGCACGGGGCTTCAGACGCTGAAGCGATAGCAAATGCCTTGTATGTGGCTTACCGTGCGGTTAAATTTGACTTGATCAAAAAGATTGAGATTTAA
- the glmS gene encoding glutamine--fructose-6-phosphate transaminase (isomerizing) → MCGIVGFVSNRRVKVDDLISGLKKLEYRGYDSAGLAYNVDHSIKYLKKPGRINEIEKILLNESLLEEGFYSGIAHTRWATHGVVSEQNSHPHLDCKEELAVVHNGIIENFQELRTELEIKGHIFKSETDSEVIAHLIEEKYNGDLFDSVLRTLKKLEGAYAIAVVHKDKPDQIVAARKGSPLVISSNENMSMLASDVTPLLKYSKEMNFLNDGEIAILTPKGYSIFNLDGVPIENKPIRITWDESLAEKSGYPHFMLKEIFEQPIALESALVGRLKDGKPQIKEVQSLENFVKNQMKKVYVVACGTSYHAGLAAKYFVNRYSDIDFDIEVASEFRYMNPAIDSNTLVLAISQSGETIDTLEGVRLARKKGAYVLAISNVVGSTISRESDGVLYLNTGPEIGVAATKTYTAQIALLYTLAAQLIYWKGYKKEELDEIMRNIEKMPELFRIILDKTNGHLMELVKEYKNFKDMMYVGRVFGFPAALEGALKLKEISYINAIAYQAGELKHGPIALLDDNFPVFAIVPLGKLREKMISNIMEVKARGAKVIALTSKDDLQTKKICDDYIDVPSIFEPLIPLVVAPITQLFAYYIAVQKGLDPDKPRNLAKSVTVE, encoded by the coding sequence TTGTGTGGGATAGTAGGGTTTGTATCAAATAGAAGAGTGAAAGTTGACGATCTTATTTCTGGTTTGAAAAAACTTGAATACCGAGGGTACGATTCCGCAGGTTTGGCTTACAATGTAGATCATTCTATAAAATACTTAAAAAAACCAGGAAGAATTAACGAAATTGAAAAAATACTTTTAAATGAAAGTTTATTGGAAGAAGGTTTTTATTCTGGAATTGCCCATACGAGGTGGGCTACACATGGTGTTGTTTCAGAACAAAATTCTCATCCACATTTAGATTGTAAAGAAGAGTTAGCTGTTGTACATAACGGCATTATAGAGAACTTTCAAGAGTTAAGAACTGAGCTTGAAATCAAGGGCCATATCTTTAAATCAGAAACGGATTCCGAAGTTATCGCTCATTTGATAGAAGAGAAGTACAATGGAGACCTTTTTGATTCTGTTTTAAGAACTTTAAAGAAACTCGAAGGTGCGTATGCTATTGCCGTAGTTCATAAAGACAAACCCGATCAAATCGTAGCTGCAAGAAAAGGCAGTCCTTTAGTGATTTCAAGTAACGAAAATATGAGCATGCTAGCCTCAGACGTTACTCCTTTGTTGAAGTATTCAAAAGAGATGAATTTTTTGAATGACGGTGAGATTGCCATTTTAACACCTAAAGGTTATTCTATATTTAACTTAGATGGGGTTCCCATTGAGAACAAACCAATACGTATAACCTGGGATGAATCGCTGGCAGAAAAATCAGGGTATCCACATTTTATGCTGAAAGAAATCTTTGAGCAACCGATAGCGTTAGAATCTGCTTTGGTTGGTCGATTAAAAGACGGAAAACCACAGATAAAAGAAGTCCAATCTTTAGAAAATTTTGTGAAGAACCAAATGAAAAAGGTATATGTAGTTGCATGTGGTACGAGTTATCATGCCGGTTTAGCTGCAAAATACTTTGTGAATAGATATTCAGATATTGATTTTGATATAGAGGTTGCATCAGAGTTCAGGTACATGAATCCAGCAATTGACAGTAATACTTTGGTGTTGGCAATATCTCAATCTGGGGAAACTATTGACACGCTAGAAGGGGTCAGATTAGCAAGGAAAAAAGGTGCGTATGTATTAGCTATAAGTAACGTAGTTGGTTCCACTATCTCGAGAGAATCTGACGGTGTTCTTTATCTCAACACTGGTCCAGAAATAGGAGTTGCCGCGACAAAGACCTATACCGCACAGATAGCCTTGCTTTACACCTTAGCTGCGCAACTCATCTATTGGAAAGGTTACAAAAAAGAAGAACTGGATGAAATAATGAGAAACATCGAAAAAATGCCGGAATTGTTTAGAATAATTTTAGATAAAACAAACGGTCACTTGATGGAGTTAGTAAAGGAGTATAAAAACTTCAAAGATATGATGTACGTTGGTAGAGTTTTTGGCTTTCCAGCCGCCTTGGAAGGTGCTTTAAAATTAAAAGAGATCAGTTATATCAATGCCATTGCCTATCAAGCGGGTGAACTAAAACATGGCCCAATAGCCCTATTGGATGATAATTTTCCAGTATTTGCAATAGTTCCTTTGGGGAAGTTAAGAGAGAAGATGATTTCTAACATTATGGAAGTAAAAGCTCGAGGGGCAAAAGTGATAGCTTTAACTTCAAAAGATGATCTGCAAACAAAAAAAATATGTGATGATTACATCGATGTGCCTTCTATTTTCGAACCTTTAATACCATTGGTAGTAGCGCCTATTACACAACTGTTCGCTTACTACATAGCGGTGCAAAAAGGCTTAGACCCAGATAAACCGAGAAATTTGGCAAAAAGTGTCACTGTTGAATAA
- the rsfS gene encoding ribosome silencing factor: MLKTDVLNSVKEIVELLEEKDGENITVLDMEDSELMVDYFVIVTGNSEPHRVALRDQVVRYLKDKDIPITFYDKGQSSEWMIIDAGIFIVHIFSEESREFYDLEGLWGEQKRTVI, encoded by the coding sequence TTGTTAAAAACTGATGTTTTGAATTCCGTTAAGGAAATAGTGGAATTACTAGAAGAAAAAGATGGAGAAAATATTACCGTACTTGACATGGAAGATTCCGAGTTGATGGTTGATTACTTTGTCATTGTTACGGGAAATTCAGAACCTCATAGAGTAGCTTTAAGAGATCAAGTAGTTAGGTATTTAAAAGATAAAGATATCCCCATAACTTTTTACGATAAAGGTCAAAGTAGTGAATGGATGATAATCGATGCTGGTATATTTATAGTTCATATATTCTCTGAAGAGAGTAGAGAATTTTACGATTTAGAAGGGCTTTGGGGAGAGCAAAAACGAACGGTAATATAA
- the rpsB gene encoding 30S ribosomal protein S2 has protein sequence MSVVSMKQLLEAGAHFGHRTRRWNPKMQPYIFTARKGIHIIDLQKTLKSIDEAYDFLKNSVMEKKRVLFVGTKKQAQQIVADEARRCGEFFVNNRWLGGLLTNFKTIKSRIDKLEQLTEYVESEEFSKLPKKEQATIRRNLEKLEKNLGGLRGMKKIPDIIFIIDPKKEEIAIKEANLLKLPIIATVDTNCDPDLIDYVIPANDDAIRTIMLIASKMADAIVEGKEGRIETLEEESEAGEEKEEVAEIDEKLAAEEKYASYDEEIEEELVSSEEEDKKF, from the coding sequence GTGTCAGTGGTAAGTATGAAACAGTTACTTGAAGCAGGAGCTCACTTTGGTCATAGGACGAGAAGATGGAATCCCAAAATGCAGCCTTATATCTTTACTGCAAGAAAGGGTATTCACATTATTGATTTACAAAAAACTTTAAAAAGTATTGACGAAGCCTATGACTTCCTCAAAAATTCGGTTATGGAAAAGAAAAGAGTGTTGTTCGTTGGAACTAAGAAACAGGCCCAACAAATCGTTGCCGATGAAGCACGCAGATGCGGAGAATTTTTTGTAAACAACAGATGGCTTGGCGGTTTATTAACCAACTTCAAGACAATAAAATCGAGAATTGATAAATTGGAGCAATTAACGGAATACGTTGAAAGTGAAGAGTTTTCAAAACTACCCAAAAAAGAACAAGCCACCATACGCAGAAATTTGGAGAAATTAGAAAAAAACTTGGGTGGTTTACGTGGAATGAAAAAAATTCCGGATATAATATTCATTATTGATCCTAAAAAAGAAGAGATCGCTATTAAAGAAGCAAATTTACTTAAATTACCAATAATAGCAACAGTGGATACTAATTGTGATCCAGATCTTATCGATTACGTTATTCCAGCAAACGATGACGCTATTAGAACCATAATGCTTATCGCCTCAAAAATGGCTGATGCGATTGTTGAAGGAAAAGAAGGCAGAATAGAAACCCTCGAAGAAGAAAGCGAAGCAGGAGAGGAAAAAGAAGAAGTGGCTGAAATAGACGAAAAACTAGCAGCTGAGGAGAAATACGCTAGTTACGACGAAGAAATAGAAGAAGAACTCGTTTCCTCAGAAGAAGAAGACAAAAAATTTTAA